The Macrobrachium nipponense isolate FS-2020 chromosome 8, ASM1510439v2, whole genome shotgun sequence nucleotide sequence GCTTCTTTGGACTGCATTTAGATGATTATCCAAAGACAAAAGTTCCTTTGGAGTAATCAAGGAGGAGGAAGACTACACTGCCAATCTGAAGACTGGACTACAGATTCGTAAAGCACTCTCATGCTACAACACTCCTGCATTATCCCATTTTGTACATTATACTTCTCTTGACAACACCCAAATAATCATAACCTGTCTCTGTGTTCAAACTGGGATAACAAACATGGCACTGGcagctaatacatacatactggaAAAAGGGACCTCATCCAAGGCAGACAGGAAAAGTCTGGTACAACTCTCCAGGGTAATCTTGACAAATGCAGTGCGACACAGCAATCAAATAAACACAGCAAATACACTAAAGAATTACGTAATAAACACAACACTAATTAATCAGATCAATAACATGCCactcacaaacaacaaacaaaatgcaCCGTAAGCAAAAGGCACATAACCTGTAAATGGGATTATAAGTGATAATCTCAAAAATATAGGACtatcttttgtatttatgtactCACCATTGAAGTGGCCACCTGTGGTGAGACTGGCGTAGCAATTTTAAATGAAGAATTTCCCGGATTGGTAAAAGGTGTGAAGCCGCCTGGCCACCATAAACGGACTCAGCACAGATCTATCAAATTAAATCTCCGTGGGCTATGAACCTAAGGTGGGAAGATAGAACAATTTGCTTGAAAGTATGTACATTTAACTATAAACTCTCAATTATTTCAGCTAAtaccataaaaattaaaattttctacaatattttgtacttttaatcATAATACAAGTGTttaaatacataaagaaacaaAGAGTGTAAAATACATATTAGTACTATGCaacattttgaattatttcaaatACATAAACGGCAGAAAATGATGTGCTTTACTGTAATTTGGAAGGTGCTGCCCCATGATGTTAATggtaataatattgatataacctaacataacctaaactACCATACCCACAATCAGAAGTAAAAGACATACCGTAAGTACAGTACCATACCTTAAGTTTAATATCACCTATTCAATCTTGTGAGAAAGGacaaggaatttttttctttttgacaaaTCCAACTTTGTATTTGCAAGTTTAGCACCATGAAGTAAAAATACTACATAGTGCTCTCCATGTTCTCAGCTTGGTTATCCTAGATATAATGTTTATCTAAATATTGGCCATTTTCATGCTAGGCTAATATACTAGCAGCCTAACTGCACAGTAATACAAAATTTTTATGGTAGCCCTAGTCATAATAGTTTACGAAAAATTAGGGGGGCAAAGCCCCACTGATCAATTAAGAAAATGCTGTGCCCTAGCTTTCGTTAGGACTAACAAAGGTTGATATGTGTGTAAGATGCAGGTAAACCATTAGAGGTCATAAGAAATTATATCTTTAATATGTAAAATCATGATGATACATTACTAGGTACTACTCTTTCATCAACCTGGAAGTACCTCCACTAATGAATGCGCTCaagtagggtaaatgaccgaatgGTGAcacatagcggccacctctcttGGAACACGGCCATTTCCCAAAATAGTTAGTGCTTGAATTACCTATGCCATTAGCTAGGTAGTAGTTAGTAGTATTTTCGCTATTTATGAGAAAACACTTATTTCGATAGGAACGTAGAGGTCTCGGTGTGCTGctaggatgggccacaactcttgacagAGAGGTAGTAGCTactcatggcagcgaattcaagtactttttaagGAGGGTGCCCGCATTCTGGAATCGGTGGCCGCTACATCGCCACTCAGTCATTTACCCTATTCTGCATTCTATCCGAATCCTAGTAATTACTATCTAGAATGCTGTACCCTGTCTTAACTAGTACTAGCTATACCTTACCTTCCTAACCTGACTTAGCCTAGTACTAGATGCCGTGCCTTGACctggcccgggggggggggggggggggggggggggggggggggcacaacaAAGGGCACCCCAAGTGTAACCTACTATAATACCTTCAGCAACAGTGCCCTGAACTAAACAGAAAATGACCTCCTAACCTCTCTTACAATGGTGTGTTCTGACCTGGCTGGTGGGGGGGTTTGGCCCCCCTGGAACAATACTATACCCACTAAAGGCTACCTACCCAAATGTCAAAACAGTTGAAATCCTTATTCTTTGACCTTACCAGCAGCAGCAGGTCTCAAGAAGCAAGTTACGTAGGATAATTAGGATTCCCCAAGTCAAATTCCAGTGGCGAAATTCAAAATAGGTTTTTTAATGACACGGATTTGTTTGTTTTGGAGTCTGACTAACactgatctctatgatgtggaTTTGGTGAAATAGAACATCTACAGGCCACTGCCTACGCCATCTTTGTTAGTACGTTAACTTCATATGGCTTCTGATTTATTCCCACTCAGCCAGGAATATAAGAATAATAGCGCTATGAAACCATCAGACACACATTTAAAGgagtttaataacaaaattaaagacTGTTTTCAACGAATACTGCGTAGTACTACAGCCTCAGCAAGAAATGGCTCATTCTCTCTCAAATGCTACAATAATGCTTAAACTTTCTCTGACTTACGTATCTCATGAGAGATTGAGTAGTTGAAATTAACTTTTTGTGGGAGAAATCCAATGATAACGTACCCGGTAACCTTCCAATTTGTAGTTTATAAAATTATTCAGAGACTGAAAACGGTATATTAGTCCTCAAACAGCCGTTTCTTCAAATTAAAATATGTGAATTACCCCAATTATTGGTATTGCAATAAAGAATAGACAACTGACAGCATCCTTTGTTTTGTCAAGAAATTATTCAGTAAGAATTAGAATAAAAGAAGCCCTATGAGGACCTAATCCAACTTTCCGTTTACTGCCCCAGTAGTGTACGAATCACGCCAAAGATGaaaaaaccagggaaataattaGATATTTACCATTAATTCCAAAGTGCAAACTTTGTAGTTAAACtgtgaagaatatatatttaataataatctcCAAAAATAACGAAGCCAAattagaaatggaaaaataaaagtcgTGTTAGAGACGTCAAAAATTACAccaccggaaaaaaaaaataagcctttGACCACTACTCACAAAAAATATAAGACTTTTAGTTACAATAAGAAAAGTAATAgtgtagaatataaaaaaaaccaacagTCAAataagaaacaaggaaactggCAGCCAAAGGAAAACAAGATGCCCTCTGTACGTGTGACGTGTCTctcataaaattcaagaagaagaagcgtcAAGTCTCGAGTGACAGGTGACCTGTATTtactagggggaaacatcagtacaggccaaccctcatcacggtagacgggtcttattcactcgatatttaattggtgaaacatgaatacaattgcaactctaagcataccacttaaaagactgaagtttcgtcaacatattgtgatatatgaaagccccatacgaactaaaataagcatgtgagctcttcgtaaaatatgttttcaaggcagttttgaaatccaatatggcggctacgtttttcatggacggttctcatcagtgacggacaccatctttccccagccttcccagcactcatttgaacaatgttagcgtatgtatgtaacgtttattgatcttactcaagattgcagttgtaatcagcacaataaaacaacatttttgttgcctatattagtgaaagtatgaaacttgttattcccggggttatggttggaactgaattcattcttaccttgtaatcggcggtttttatccttactgccatcacaactgaaactccacagtgcttatttgattgttattatacacattttggtctcagttcactccacattgcactttaaacccgttgctgttcctggtttctaagcgcgcgcgccataaacacaattacaaacagcagacgacgacagacgacgaaactgcaaagttttattccctaaactgtttactttactcgttatttagtttaaatttacattgttatttaaaaattttgatttaattcatgtatattatccttttttgcaaccaaattaccccgaaaaattacagatatttctaacgtagataaaatcaaatgtttctaacgttttcgtacatctggctgccgaaaaccatagaggaacgaatacggaaaagtgcatagaggaacgactacgttttttttttttttgcttttttgtttttgctagcacttttcattgatttcagtctttattagtattttgaatttcttaaataatcgtatgccagaaataaatgtaacctttaatgttgcatgctaagaatggcaaaatcatcgttgccacattagtggaggcttcacacatacaccgttccattatcctgttaagcgtccgcccctgatgagctcgctgataacgtaccgtcacgctttttttgtaatcagggatcatagcactgatgatagtttttcaagttaatattgatttttatgcttgttattcatactgtaattaactgttgaaaattgctctctctctcaaaatctctctctctctctcgtctctctctctctctcatccccccctctcctccctctctctctccttctctctctctctctctctctctctcggagtccagtcactcggcaaagaaaagtccatcttcactcccgcaattggaagaaaagtttgtatcatcactggaggattcagaaactagagctctcatcatcaaatatgGTTATCAATaccacactcctcatctagtatttgattgatctcacctaaagaaatatgcctcctctttgggacattcattgtgaaagacgcgaaatccaatttgtctcgataaacgcccgaagcgtattgaaagaaaaccaacagggacaggcagttttctagcataagcgaccaccaggaaagagttgccaggctggaaataagtttcccatgtgctgagagtgttaccaaatgatgttcctacactttctatgcgagtaaacgtattattacggggctgacgacttgacaagcacagttaaagtcttgaacgtaatatcccgttgaaggcgctaccgagtagatcgcggtaaacgtattattacgtgggtgacgcttaacaggttataaactgtttccatgaattctagttgtcatagtaatgcaataatgataaaattgctttaatatttatgtatatacttccaatacatagcctaatttcaccaatttcaacgttttgtgtgtagtcttatacccagtttggagggtcaacacataccgaatggcaacagagagagagagagagagagagagagaaaggaaggcggaggaacgaagaagaaaagggagtgtggttggggagagggtaggtggagctttatacgcgtgttcgtatccatttctgctaatggagtttttgtctcttggtacaaggacaagtgtcgttattctttacgattagtgattcacgaatacccttataaattacggcactgggtgtaatgcactatagcaaaatctcgttctgttaagagtgttcgttacagaaataggtattgcccaaaaacctgcttgcactgtctctgaaacccatagtagacatgctgcttagttgtcaatcacgttttttataaccaagtattttttttacaagctagctattgaataaatttttattttttctcagtcaaaacatatgcccctcaatgctaactttcctcttttaaagactttctggtcattgcaaattcggcccataatttcttatggtgcgaaaaacagacaagaggcccaatggaccgaaaacgattgcgtcacactacggcgataatccagcagtaaaaacatcttcatatatccaaaaagtaaataataaagatatattatacgCATTacgaattataacaattacatgtatagctgataacaatctgcatgaataactggtaaactgttctgcaatgacagttgagtatagcaattatttacaataggtacgaaagtcaaagatgtcgtgacgtcataatacagaacttgaaagaacgttctaattcagaaaaataattacttaaatttgagtcagagtcgagttactttttcaataacgaatattttcaaattaatcatcataaatatgtaaaatattgatgttttaccacttatttaaaaattagccaagagcacgcttctcgtcatcttctaccccaacagctgtttacgcctggcttgttgttgatgagaaatcgtgtttcgattgttgtgataaaatgctccagcgtctgtgggtacaagtggtgtggcggatttatcacaggaaatggttagtttatttgacacaagctactccgtaaacatcgagatggcgtcaatcttcgaaacatttttagttgtaagtaaaaatttctaaagcgttttggtgagatttcactgccgtgggcgccattttcagtacctctgtttaaatctgtttaaatcttaaaatttggccatAATTTCTAAACTTTtaggggaaaatacttacttcgaaaggagagtagaggtctttagctccgtttctcaccaacaacaagtcgcgactgatgcccatctcgggtgtcaggacgcgttataatgtactttttcggagggtggcttgcactgatggtagctggcctgcgtggcctgctttgatgttttaccctatttcATAGGACTGCAAGTAATTTGCCTTAGGTAATTGTCAACTATCATATACGATATTAAACGTATAGCATCTGTTCCTGTGAATAATTTAAGCGGTAgttttcttcaaaaaataaattacctTGCTATAATAGTAGTACGTAGCCTGCGTAGGCAAGCTAAGGTGTTTTGACGTTACTAGGTGATACCTAGTTAGGTAGGTACCTTGGTACTACCTTGCTAGGTACCTAGTATACCCGTGGGTTAGCCAGACTGTAGGTAGGTATTACCAGTAGCTAGCTAatatcattcaatatatatatattttttttagtatttatgcAATAGCCTATTGACTAATTTTTATTATAGGTAAATGGTCTCATTTCATTAGTAACATATTACTAcaacccgccccccacccccagagTAGGACACCAGGGTAGGATCAGTTATGTTGGGGGTAGGGGAGTTGATGAAGATTCAACTAGCCCTACCTATGTAGGTAGGGCTAGTTGACAGCACACTACCAGTGGGTTAGTATGTCAGGGAAAGTAAGGCCAAAATTCAAGTCTCAATTTACCAGTCTTTCACCATGATTAATAAGATCCTAGATTAGGTTAGGCCAGGAGGATATGATCCTTCTCAGTCATTTAGGTTATTCCTCTGTGTGGGGTTAAATGAGTTCTACAGAAAAGCTCTGCTGGCTGCTATGTTTAGCACCAGCCCCTTGGCAATGAGTGTAAGAGCTTAAACAAAAGATGGTAAGTTTCTCaaattatttctgaatatttctcAAACTCTCTCCCATACCAGTTTTATATAAACCTTTTTAAATATTGTTCTGTTAAACTATGTTCTTGCAGAGCTTTTCTGTAGGATGTGTAGGCTAGGATGCATTCTTTtactagttttcatttttatctcgGCTAAAAAACTAGGTTTGCTACGATCCACTAATCCTTTTACCCCACTTCGCATTTTACCACACTTAGGACACAGGGGTAGGGTGCATGGCAGACTTTATTTCAACCAACCAACAAAAAGTAACATTTTACAGGCAAGTAAAGAATTGtcaccttttatttacttaaattacCATAATGTCTTCTCTGATTACTTTTCAGCTATGACCAAGTTAACACAGTGGTTGACTGGAGCTTTCTTGATCCTGGGACCATGGGCAGCAGCTGTTTTTAGAATTGTAAGCTCTCTACGGTTTTTTAGtaactagtatatataaatattttgatacAAGGTTTCACACCAGTTAACAAAAGTTATTCATTATTTGTGCTGTTTAAGAcctgtttatttttacaaatatccaaAAGGTCCAttgaataatgttttttatatatttttacacccTTGCAAAACTGATGTGTCGGCATTTTGAACATTTGGAAAGTAAAGGAAATCAGAAATACATAATTTATAGGAATGGAAAACATAATTGCCCCCTATTTATTGTACAACCCATAAAGGCAAGCTTTCAGGGTATTGCCATGTGTTTGTCTTAGTTACTTGACATGCTTAAGAGTATTTTTTTGATGAGCGGTATATTCATCTTATGTGTTCCTCTAAACTGGTGGCATATATTGAAGATGTTACTTTGTTTCAATGGCATCTTCTGAATGTAGTCCTGTCATTTCTGATGACTCATTTACCTAAATTAACCACTTAGAACACATTTGAATTCTCTTTTGAGAAACCTGTCTAGTCCATTTCTTCTTCAGAATCACAAAAAGTTGGTGTATTGAGAGAGTATTTTAAGAATCCTGTAGATCTGTATATTCtgagaatgtttttgtttttttattctgccaCGTGCTGAATATTGTTCACCAGTTTGATTTTCAGCATCTGATGCCTTCCAGGGCTTAGTATTAATCACTAGGACCATCATTCAATTAGCATATTGTATAAGCTTTATCAAATTCTTCAGAATtctaataatctttttcattcacatttcccCAAGACTATACCATGCACCCCGAAGTACTAGATTAAACTAAGTAgtctgtaaattattaaaaaaaatttaatgttatatgtttgtcagttttttttatataagaaagttCGTTAGCTTTTTATACGAGAAGGTTTGTAGCCTTTTATATGAATCTTACAGTACAGTAATTCATATTGTATTATCAGATTCAGGTTTAACCATGACATTCATTAGTAGTACATAATTTTGGGTCTTATTTTGTATTTGGAGTAGAGTACAGCTGCAATTTTATGTCTctgtttaatgtaaattaaatttttctccAGCTCAAGTTTTGGTTTTAATCTCAAATTTAACTTTCAGGTACAAAATGAATTCACTGACAAATATTATCTTGGAATTCTCCTGTTCCCTGTGGTGTTAGTTGCTATATTTGGCATTGTATCTGTAGCCATCATTGCATACAGAGTGTACAACTTCAATGACTGTAATGAAGCAGCTGAAGAACTTCAAAGCCAGATAAAGGAAGCAAAATTAGATCTTGCCAAGAAAGGATTAAAAGTAGACTGACTTCATCTGCTTATCAAGTTTGATGTAACGTTCCATCTTTGTAACTTTTGTCCTGTTAAGTAGTGAATAGGTTAtagccttttt carries:
- the LOC135222983 gene encoding dolichol-phosphate mannosyltransferase subunit 3-like produces the protein MTKLTQWLTGAFLILGPWAAAVFRIVQNEFTDKYYLGILLFPVVLVAIFGIVSVAIIAYRVYNFNDCNEAAEELQSQIKEAKLDLAKKGLKVD